The Mycolicibacterium arabiense genome has a window encoding:
- the car gene encoding carboxylic acid reductase, with protein MNEVTDESDREALLYGCDREFAAARPDPEVLSRARSAGLRLSEVLATFFEGYADRPALGTRSTVLLADEESGRMKHRLQPAFDTITYGRLWSNVRAVAAAWAGDPAPVCAGDFVATIGFASADYVTIDMACAYLGLVTVPLQHNSSPDQLRRILGETNPAVIAVSAAYLDRAVESAQDGKKLRRLLVFDYDSAVDDQREAVTRARTRLAGRGISVESMSNVVARGRALPEPPMYVDGAPSRLAAIFYTSGSTGAPKGAMYTEAMMSSLWTTTFTGGASVPVFNVNFMPLNHLFGRLSLVAAFQAGGVSHFTAKSDLSTLFEDWRLVRPTHLALVPRVVDMLYQRHQMAVQRFQRNGMAADEADAAAMSELREDVLGGRVLRAGVGTAPLAANMRAFLDSCLGRPVADSYGTSEIGGVLQNGVVVRPPVIDYKLVDVPELGYHTSDKPHPRGELLVRSETTFTGYFQRPDVTAEVFDPEGYYRTGDVMAEVAPDHLIYLDRRNNVIKLSQGEFVALARLEAIYARTPQIHQIFLYGDSERSALAAVVVPTAEVLDRVGEDDSLKPELLAALRGTAQSAELQSYEIPVDVVIETEPFTTDNGLLSGVGKLLRRQLIDHYKPRLDQLYAQRDRDQEEELRDLCDTAEAQPVIDTVTRAAHALLGLPAVPAPLDQFIALGGDSLSAVSFSHLLGEIFGVDVSVGVIIDPSADLAAIADYVESQARDGSSGRRRVSATDVHRMDAGTLAAADLTLDKFIDGATLDAAPTSAAPTPDPTTVLLTGGNGYLGRFLTLEWLQRLSKTGGRLVSLVRGTDAYAARRRLEQSFETDTAMYDLFHRLAAEHLEVVAGDVGAPNLGLDDATWRRLTHDVDLIVHPAALVNHVLPYEQLFGPNVVGTAEVIRLAISQRLKPIVYLSTVAVAMGVDDFSEDGDIREVSPSRPITTTYANGYANSKWAGEVLLREAHDLCGVPVKVFRSDMILAHRTYSGQLNVTDALTRLMISLMVTGVAPASFYATDGSGEQARAHYDGLPVDFVASAIASISSSNLVGMESFDVVNPHDDGISLDSFVDWLIGDGVTMTRIADYDEWLSRFTSALKGLPESRRRASVLTLLDAYREPQVPIRGAVAPSARFREAVQRSGIGDAGSIPRLDIELIRKYREDLKALDLV; from the coding sequence ATGAATGAGGTCACGGACGAGTCCGACCGCGAAGCGCTGCTCTACGGGTGCGATCGGGAATTCGCCGCTGCACGACCGGATCCGGAGGTTCTGTCCCGCGCACGATCAGCGGGTCTTCGACTGTCGGAAGTCCTCGCGACCTTCTTCGAGGGTTACGCCGACCGTCCCGCGCTCGGAACTCGGTCGACCGTGCTGCTGGCCGACGAGGAGAGCGGGCGGATGAAGCATCGCCTGCAACCGGCCTTCGACACCATCACCTATGGCCGACTCTGGAGCAACGTCAGGGCCGTCGCGGCCGCCTGGGCGGGGGACCCGGCACCTGTCTGCGCGGGCGACTTCGTGGCGACCATCGGCTTCGCCAGTGCCGATTACGTGACGATCGACATGGCCTGTGCCTACCTCGGTTTGGTGACGGTTCCCCTGCAACACAATTCGTCACCGGATCAGCTTCGCCGGATTCTGGGCGAAACGAATCCCGCGGTGATCGCTGTCAGCGCCGCCTATCTGGACCGAGCCGTCGAGTCCGCGCAGGACGGTAAGAAGCTCCGTCGACTGCTGGTCTTCGACTACGACTCCGCAGTCGACGATCAACGCGAGGCCGTGACCAGGGCGCGTACTCGGTTGGCGGGCCGAGGGATATCGGTGGAATCGATGTCGAATGTCGTCGCACGCGGCCGCGCTCTGCCCGAGCCGCCCATGTACGTCGACGGTGCTCCCTCGCGGCTGGCGGCGATCTTCTACACCTCGGGCAGCACCGGGGCGCCCAAGGGAGCCATGTACACCGAGGCGATGATGAGCTCGCTGTGGACCACCACGTTCACCGGCGGCGCCTCGGTCCCCGTGTTCAACGTCAACTTCATGCCGCTGAACCACCTATTCGGACGCCTGAGCCTGGTGGCGGCGTTCCAGGCCGGAGGGGTCAGTCACTTCACGGCCAAGAGCGACCTCTCGACACTGTTCGAGGACTGGCGGCTGGTCCGCCCAACCCATTTGGCGCTGGTTCCCCGCGTCGTCGACATGCTCTACCAGCGGCACCAGATGGCTGTGCAGCGTTTCCAGAGGAACGGGATGGCCGCAGACGAGGCCGATGCGGCTGCAATGTCGGAGCTGCGGGAGGACGTTCTCGGAGGCCGAGTACTGCGCGCCGGGGTGGGTACCGCGCCGCTTGCCGCTAACATGCGCGCCTTCCTCGACTCGTGTCTCGGGCGGCCCGTGGCCGACAGCTACGGCACCAGCGAGATCGGCGGCGTCCTGCAGAACGGCGTCGTCGTCCGCCCCCCGGTCATCGACTACAAGCTCGTGGACGTTCCCGAACTCGGCTACCACACCAGTGACAAACCCCATCCCCGAGGCGAACTCCTGGTTCGATCGGAGACCACGTTCACCGGTTACTTCCAGCGGCCCGATGTCACCGCCGAGGTCTTCGACCCCGAGGGCTACTACCGCACCGGGGACGTCATGGCCGAGGTCGCCCCCGATCACCTGATCTACCTGGACCGGCGCAACAACGTGATCAAGTTGTCCCAAGGGGAATTCGTCGCACTGGCACGGCTCGAGGCGATCTACGCCCGCACGCCGCAGATTCACCAGATCTTCCTCTACGGCGACAGCGAACGCTCAGCACTTGCGGCGGTGGTTGTACCCACCGCCGAAGTACTCGACCGGGTCGGCGAAGACGACTCGTTGAAGCCCGAACTACTGGCAGCCCTGCGTGGCACCGCTCAGTCCGCGGAGCTGCAGTCCTACGAGATCCCCGTCGACGTCGTCATCGAGACCGAACCGTTCACGACGGACAACGGCTTGTTGTCGGGTGTGGGAAAGCTGTTGCGCAGGCAGCTGATCGACCATTACAAGCCTCGTCTCGACCAGCTGTACGCCCAGCGGGACAGGGACCAGGAAGAGGAACTGCGCGATCTGTGCGACACAGCTGAAGCGCAACCGGTCATCGACACCGTCACCCGTGCCGCGCACGCCTTGCTCGGTCTTCCTGCAGTGCCCGCGCCCCTGGATCAGTTCATCGCCCTGGGCGGCGACTCGCTTTCGGCGGTGAGTTTCTCGCATCTGCTCGGCGAGATCTTCGGCGTCGACGTGTCGGTGGGAGTGATCATCGATCCCTCGGCGGATCTTGCCGCGATCGCCGACTACGTCGAATCCCAAGCCCGCGACGGGTCCAGTGGTCGCCGCCGCGTGTCGGCGACAGACGTCCATCGCATGGACGCCGGCACACTCGCGGCCGCTGACCTCACCTTGGACAAGTTCATCGACGGCGCCACGCTCGACGCCGCGCCCACCTCTGCGGCGCCGACCCCCGACCCGACGACCGTCCTGCTCACCGGCGGTAACGGCTACCTGGGCAGGTTCCTGACGCTCGAATGGCTTCAGAGGCTCTCCAAGACGGGCGGGCGGCTGGTGTCGCTGGTGCGCGGCACCGACGCTTACGCGGCTCGTCGAAGACTCGAGCAGTCCTTCGAGACGGACACGGCGATGTACGACCTGTTCCACCGGCTGGCCGCCGAGCACCTCGAGGTCGTCGCCGGTGACGTCGGCGCGCCCAACCTCGGCCTGGACGATGCGACCTGGCGGCGGCTGACTCACGACGTCGACCTGATCGTGCACCCCGCCGCGCTGGTGAACCACGTTCTGCCCTACGAGCAGCTGTTCGGCCCGAACGTGGTCGGGACCGCGGAGGTGATCCGACTTGCCATCAGCCAGCGGCTCAAGCCGATCGTCTACCTGTCGACCGTGGCGGTCGCCATGGGCGTGGACGACTTCTCCGAAGACGGGGACATCCGCGAGGTCAGTCCGTCGCGGCCGATCACCACCACCTACGCCAACGGTTACGCGAACAGCAAGTGGGCGGGCGAGGTGCTGCTGCGCGAAGCGCACGACCTGTGCGGAGTTCCGGTCAAGGTGTTTCGATCCGACATGATTCTGGCGCACCGCACCTACAGCGGACAGCTGAACGTGACCGACGCCCTCACACGGCTGATGATCAGCCTGATGGTGACGGGGGTCGCGCCGGCGAGCTTCTACGCCACCGACGGCTCCGGCGAGCAGGCGCGAGCCCACTACGACGGCCTGCCCGTGGACTTCGTGGCGTCGGCGATCGCCTCGATCTCCTCCTCGAACCTCGTCGGCATGGAGTCGTTCGACGTGGTGAACCCACACGACGACGGGATCTCGCTGGACAGCTTCGTCGACTGGTTGATCGGCGACGGCGTCACCATGACACGGATAGCCGACTACGACGAGTGGCTCTCCCGATTCACCTCTGCACTGAAGGGTTTGCCGGAGTCGCGTCGACGCGCTTCGGTGCTGACGTTGCTCGACGCCTATCGCGAGCCTCAAGTGCCCATCCGGGGCGCGGTCGCGCCGAGCGCGCGCTTCCGAGAAGCGGTCCAGCGCAGCGGAATCGGAGACGCGGGTAGCATCCCGCGGCTGGACATCGAACTGATCCGCAAGTACCGCGAGGATCTGAAGGCCTTGGATCTGGTTTAG
- a CDS encoding LLM class F420-dependent oxidoreductase, whose protein sequence is MTIRLGLQIPNFSYGRGVGELFPSVIGQAREAESAGFDALFLMDHLYQLPQVGAPEDPMLECYTALAVLASVTERIQLGTMVTGNTYRNPTMLAKIITTLDVVSAGRAILGLGAGWYELEHIQLGYEFGTFTERFERLEEALSIIAPMLRGERPTVAGKWYRTENALAAPRFRDDIPILLGGGGEKKTFRLAARYASHLNVFAPLDQLKAKLDVLSRRCEEVGRDPATLETSALVGVHLDGVGEPAAIPAGMEGLMITGTADQIAERLRTGVLDVGITSIVIHAANQGHLPGVITSLGEALGAVINT, encoded by the coding sequence ATGACGATCCGACTCGGCCTGCAGATTCCGAACTTCTCCTATGGACGCGGCGTCGGGGAGTTGTTTCCATCGGTGATCGGTCAGGCTCGGGAGGCGGAATCGGCTGGCTTCGATGCCCTGTTCCTCATGGATCATCTCTATCAATTGCCACAGGTGGGCGCGCCCGAGGATCCGATGCTGGAGTGCTATACCGCGCTGGCGGTGCTGGCGAGCGTCACCGAGCGAATTCAACTCGGCACGATGGTGACGGGCAACACCTACCGCAATCCCACCATGCTGGCGAAGATCATCACGACGCTGGACGTCGTGAGCGCCGGCCGCGCCATCTTGGGTCTCGGTGCGGGATGGTACGAACTCGAGCACATCCAACTGGGCTACGAGTTCGGCACCTTCACCGAGCGGTTCGAAAGACTCGAGGAGGCATTGAGCATCATCGCCCCGATGCTGCGCGGTGAGCGACCCACCGTCGCGGGCAAGTGGTACCGCACGGAGAACGCCCTTGCCGCACCGCGTTTCCGCGATGACATCCCGATTCTGCTGGGCGGGGGTGGTGAGAAGAAGACGTTCCGATTGGCCGCTCGCTACGCCAGCCACCTGAACGTCTTCGCGCCGCTCGATCAGCTCAAGGCCAAGCTCGACGTGTTGTCTCGGCGATGCGAGGAAGTGGGACGCGACCCCGCCACGCTGGAGACGAGCGCTCTCGTCGGAGTACACCTCGACGGCGTCGGCGAACCGGCCGCGATACCGGCGGGGATGGAGGGCTTGATGATCACCGGCACCGCCGACCAGATCGCGGAGCGATTGCGGACCGGCGTCTTGGACGTGGGCATAACATCGATCGTCATACACGCCGCGAATCAGGGCCACCTTCCCGGAGTGATCACCTCACTCGGCGAAGCCCTCGGCGCAGTCATCAACACTTAG